ATTTCCTTTAGATGGGATGGCAGGTAGAATAATTATGTTAGATGCTCCGTTTGCTGTGGATCTTGTAGGGAAGTGGATTGACTCTATCGAGTCAATATGACTTCTCCATATGAAACATTTTAAAGTTCCACTTTCCAGACAtatcatttaaaaacaaaacaaaaggaCTGAACAAACCTTcgtatatacgtacatacaaacaaacaacagTAACCCCATCTTTCTGGTCTATATCGAATCAACTTTCTCAAATTTGTTCTGTACATGTCGTCTTCACACACTTATTTGGGTTGATTTTAATCAACAGAAATGAATGACCGAGTAGTTCattgatctttaaaggttgGGTCGACGACTCCATATTCATTCGACGCTCCGGACACGAGGACGATTTTGCCAGTAATGGATCGTCAGTCAATGCGGGTGCATTTACCACCGGAAGGCGGGGTCGAGGTCCCCCGCCAGTCAAACCAAGAGCACAGGTGCGATTATAATCTTATCTTCTTCGTTTTACTTTTTGTAAACTAATTTGTTGATACTTTCAGTTACCAGGCAAGTTGAACATGAACGACTTCCAAAAAGTCACCTCGGCCCTATCAACAATGCAAGTGGACGTTCCAAAACGATCCCCCCGTACCTCGACCGGCTCTGCGCCCTTGGCCAGTGCCGAAGACGTGGATCAACAGGGCTACGCCGTTCCCAGAGACACCCTGGCGGGCACACCGCAAGGGAGCGGAGCCGTGTACGCTCAGCCCGTGACGGATGTGAGCAATGGACGGGGTCATTCCCGTACGTCTCATCGCGAGCGTCGAGAACAGATTGCTCTTCAACATGGTAATGCATCGGTGTCGGATCAAAGTTGTCTTGGATTCTCAATAATTAACGTCTCTGAGCATGAATGTGTCtccagtaaaaaaaaaaatgtccttgtCAAATGATTAACGAGCCACTCTTTGTCCGTAATGTCACGTACGtttcttccttcctccctCAATAGATGAAACTGATTCTGAATCTGACAGTTCGAGCGACGAGACTCGCTCTTCGGGAGCCACTCGATCCAGATCGAATGGACAGAAGCGGCTTAGGAAGAAACGGAATGCGGCCATACCCGTGGCTATGCCGACTGTTCCGTCTCTTCCTCCGGCGGCTGTCAGACCCCCGGTGGTTCCACCCGTTCTTCCATCGTCCGAGAGAGTCTCGCCCCCTGATCATGAGAGAGGTGAGTGCAAGATAGCATTTTGACGGCGAGTACAGTAGAACACCATTTCTCTCCCCTGTAACTGATCTCGCCCGTTGAGTGATGGTGGTTTCGCTTTGCGGCCCAAACCATCTCAAACTGTTCTGTCGTCTTTTCTACTGACCTGTAGTCTCTCAAGAGGTTGGCGTCCTCAGTTCATCATCGATCGACCATGCTGTCGCTTCTTCTTTCACTTCTCTTGTTTCCTTCCCCTAGCCACTTCTGCTATGGAATCTTCTTCCTATCCTCTCTTGATATCTGAGTCAGACGATGATGACTCGTCTTCGAATAACAATACTAATCAAAACGGCAATGCCCCACCACCTCCATACATGCCCCCTCCTCATCCTTCCCGCCACCCGCACCACCCTCCGCCTCCTTCAAGACGCCCACAACAGAGGTATCGGCCACTAAGAACCACCTCGGCTATCGGCTTGACAACCTCGGGTCCTCCCGGCGTTGCCATTCCAGGTGGGAATAATGGGCCACCTGCCAATCGGCCTCCCTCCGGGACCCGTCGAGGAACTCGAGGTTCTCGCGGTCCCAGAGCCAGCTCGGTGGGCAGGGCAAATTCGGCTCCTTATTATCGTAAGTCGGCTTGCCACGTCTGTGTGGATCTCATTCACTCAATGCTGATCTCTAGATGTCGTGCTTCTTTTTCACCTCTTGGTTattcttgcttctttttggTTCAAGATTATCGTACTCTTTTGATCGCGGCTTGCGAATTCATGGTATTTATGTTTAGGGCGCATCAGAAAGAAAACTTCCAGTTCCGATTTTGTATAAGACTGATTGGTTtaatgagtgagtgagtcggtgagtcagtgagtgtttgattgattgaaagaGCGAATAAGCGTCGCCTTACTGAGGAGACCCCCTAATTGAAATGACGTGCTCAAAGATACACACACGTTAAGTAGCTCGGTTATAGATTTATCCCGGACGTCTGCCTTGGCATGTATCCTGACACCCTTTCGATTCATTCTCCTTCTTCGTGTGAAAAGAACCCCTTCCCAATTTTGTCATATTTCGCCATTGCAGCCAAATTCGATGAATCCGGAGCATTTTCTCGCGATGACACCTCTCCCAAGACCGACAAAGAGCTGGAGAAGCAAAGGAAGAAGTTTGACAAAGAGCTTAAACAACGGCAAAAGGATGCTGAGCGGAGGAAGATGAAAGACGAGAAGAGGCGTGTCAAGGAAGCGgagaaacaagaaaaacaagaagcCAAAGATCGGAAGCGGGAggccaaaaccaaaatgaaggCCAACTCTGTGCAATCGCATGCCACTTTGGACGACTTTAGGACATCACCAGAGAATCCCTTACCCGAGTTCTTGGAGAAGGCCATTCAATTCATTGAGAAAGAGGGACTCGATGCTGAGGGGCTTTACCGAGTGCCCGGGAATCGTGCTCATGTTGATCTGCTCTTCCAGCAGTTCGACGAAGGTATGGCAGATGATTCTATCAAGAGAGCCTTTTTATCCCCTTGTGATGGTGTTTGTCTGTCCTCCTCAGATCATAATATTGATATAGTCGCCCTGGACATCGCGGTGAATGCCGTGGCGACCGCCGtgaaagatttctttttcaaacgtCTTCCTCCTATTCTTGATCCCGAGCATATGTCAGAGCTTGAATCCATATCACGTaaggaaaccatttttttttttttcacaaatctcATTTGCCTTTTCCCAAAGTCGTCATTGGAAATTCTCATTATTTTTCAGTGATGCAAGATCGCAGTATCAAAATACTCGAGCTTGGGAAACTCCTGAAGCGCCTGCCTAAAACTAATTTTGCGGTCCTCAAGTtcattttccaacattttgtcagGTGGGACGGTCATTTGACAACGTCAAAGACTATGCTATATCCCAACGACTCGCGTCTTGACCTTTGAGAATATTGAATATGCTTTCAGAGTAACGGAGTTGAGCAAAGACAATTGCATGGATAGTAAGAACTTGGCCATTTGTTGGTGGCCCACCCTACTCCAGTATGAATTTGGCGAtctcaacaagtttgaatcaATGAGGCCCCATTTGGAAGACATTGTTCAGACCATGATTGATCAATTCCGATTCCTGTTCTGCGGCCAAGAAGAAGTCATGATGGTGTAAGGAATCTCACTTATTCTTTCTGTTTTGCTCTCGTTTCTGTGCCGCGGCCACATCAGCCGGGggtattttttcaaaagacgACTACTACAACAAACCCTTCCAATTCTTCGCCCGATAGAGATTGACGGACAATGTGGCCAAGTTAACAAGTAATACGTGAAGTGTTATTTACCATTTTCCCGTGAACCATGCCAAGCAGAGATCCAATAAACATTCTCTATATTCCCAGGAATCAATTGGACTTAGTCATTCCAACCACAACCATGTTTAATGCAATTCATATCACACTGTTTATTAAAGTTTCTAAATGGCTTTCaggtaaataaaaaagtaacgATAACAAAATTAGCCGAGTAAGGAAACGTCGTCTTCATCGAATGAGATATacgaaagaggaagaagatgatCAAGGGCTTCTTCTGCAAATGATAACCCCTGTCGACAACTCATTCTCACTGCGAATTAGATTTCCTCGGAACtcgcaaattgaacaaaaatgacattacaAGCTGGAGATGGCGTGCTCaaattggtggtggtggtggtggtggggggGACAAATTGTACACTGATNTATCTGGTAGATTGGGCTGCCACTTATNNNNNNNNNNNNNNNNNNNNNNNNNNNNNNNNNNNNNNNAGGATTTTAGCTGCTCCAATTGATACTCCAGCCCAATGCGCTCCTCCAAGGCGTCTGAAATTTCTTGGTGGAGCTCGTTGATTGTTCGGGCAATCACACTATTCTTATCCTTTAATTGATGAATGCTGATTTGAAGGCCCTTCACCCCTTTGCCCACCATGTGAACTTCAGAATTGGAGGAAGTTTCGACACGCGGCGGCACTGCGGGTGGATGCCGCACGCCACTTCGTCCGAATTGATTTTGGAATTGGTTCAGATCTAGTGAGCTACTTCGAGCATGCGTCTTGGAGGTGGGCGTTTGGTAGGCCACTCGGGGGGGCGGGAGGGGCGGGGACACCTTTTTCATTCGTTGCAAAGCATCAGAAAAGTACGGCAGGCTTGTCCCACCAGCTGAGCTGAACCCACTGGGGGCAATGGGACGCACGGGACTGGGACTCAGATTGCCATCGCTATCGATCTCTGTGGAGTTTTCCACCTCCTCTTCATCGGTCATGTCGGACTTGTCCAGGGAAGATGAGGGTCGTCCGGCTTTAGATCGGTCGGGCAGAGGTGCTTTAAGTGTGAGAGAGCTGAGACTCTCCTCGGTCGCAGACGCCACATCTTCCTGGTTCCACAGCTGCTCGTACACAACCTCACGACGACCGGGTCGCACCTTGGGCAACACGGTGTTTTGGTCTTCGTCGTCCGAGGTAGGTATCACAGGGGACTCGGGCGAGAGACGCATGGCCACGGGCTGAACCAAGTGCGGATTACGACGGGCATCGGGGCGGTGGAAATCAAAGTTCACGGGCTTGGGCCCGGGTGAACTAATGGATCCCGGACTAGTCAAGCCGCCACTCTCATTGTGATGCACCCGAGAGCGCCGCGAAGCCGAGGAAGGGGCCTCACTCCGATCGCTCTCGTTCTGGCTGAGGGGCTCGCCCGTATCCTCGAGCAATGAATCTGCACCCCCATCCAAGGCATCCCCATCTCGACGATACAGGTCTTTGTTGTGACGGTCTACCACTTTCGTGCGGAGCGTTTGGGGCAGCAAACTGACGGGCAATTTCTGAGGCAATTCAATGGCGTTGCGACGCAACACCACCAAATGCATGGCGGTTAGGAACTCCTCCAGGCTCAAGCAGCCGTCCATGGTGACGTCCGAGAGTTGCCAAATTTGTCGCAATTCAGCGATGGGCAGGTGAGATTTTTCGAAGAACTCCTTGGCTTGGCAGCCGGGAATCACTCCACGGGGATCGGATTGCATACTGAAGAATTGAGTAGTGTAGTAGTTCAGCTGCTCGCGAGTGATATTCCACTCTTCTTTGGGGTCCTCGTCATCCGATGAAGGTCGCTCCGAGGATTCTTCCTCCGTACCCAACAATTGTCTGCAATGCGATAAAGGTGAATTGAAATATAGGTCGCATGCCATAGTCCTAATGAAGTCAGTTAACACCCCAAAACAGCCAATTCTAGACTTTTGAGTGCGAGTATATATGGTAGATTGGGCTGCCACTTATGGATCTGGAAATTCATTATACTACACAgtatttctttgacttttgatgCAATTCTTACAGGGGGAGTAAAACCGTTATTGACTCTACACctcaatgaacaattttgaactgAAACCCAAGTAAAAACAAATCTGACCTTCGCTCATCATCAGCCAAATGTGCGGGCCAGGCAAAGGCGTTTTGACCACCCAGAGGCACCCGGTGGCTGGTCGGGAATCCCGCCTCTTTCAATGGGCCTCTCTCCTCCGCTTCATCCTCATCCCCATCATTGTCCTCATCACGGTCTCGATCCCGATCCTCCatttcctcttcatcctcgtcttcGGCGGACTTTCGTAGATCCGAAGGCGACCCCATCCGATCATCACTGCCGGAAGAAGAAGGGGCAGGCGAGGAGTCTTCATCGGACCGGGGGGGCGTGGCGGGACCGCGACGTAAAATCGAAGGCGGCCCGTTGGCCACCGTGGACAAAGGTGGAGTGCGAGAGGTGGTCGGGCGAGAGGGCACCACCGGCTGAAATGCCGATGGTTGTGAGACGGGCGGGGCCAAGGGGGCGGGTGGACTAGGCATTTCCAAACTCGCCACCATAGGCGCTGGACCCGACGGCAAAAGGGGGCGGGCTGACGTGGTCATGGGGCCCAAAGCATCCGATCGCATGGCTTCCGCCATTGAATGTACTTTTTCCGCCGTCTTCGTCGTGACTCTGCGGTAAGTGGGGCGGGCCCGTGAGGAGGTGTGTCTTAAATTATTCCGTTTTCCCGATGGTGGGTGGGTCAGTTCTGAAGCATGGCTTGATGTGAAGGCGTCGATTGGGCGCGATGGGTGTGTCCAAAGCGGGTTCACATGAACGGTGTCCAAAATAGGCTGGACCCAAAGAGGTGGGGTGGGGTGGGCGGGGCGAGCGTGATTGACGTTTTACTTTGAGATTTGTCctctttggaacactttttctCCACTCAACGCTGAGGGTGACGGGACACCAATGTAAGTTAAGTTGAAACTCAGTCCATAACATACAGACCAATTGCATTAAAAAGAGTTAATGTTAGTTGAAAATCTTTAGATTAAGAAATTAACCATAAATTGTCTGAATTTGTTGTTATCAGATAAGTATGATGTAGGTCATGAGTTACCTTTTGTTCTCTTGGGATCAAAAATACATCACCCTGTAAATAAGACACTATGTCATTTAAAGGACAGTGTTGCCGAAGCGACGTTGTCACTGTCAGATATGGCATAAGGTCAACTCGAGGGCTAAGAAGATGGACGAAGGCTAGTCTCGATCGGAGTCCTCGACTTGATGATTAAGGCATCTTGACTCATGGTATCAGGACCTTTTCTGTGTCCTTTCTGGCCCAGTCTTTTACTTTTCTTGTCAAGGGACATCAAAAAATGACAGAAACTGCACGAAAAGTGGACTTGCGTTGAATTATGCCGACCCTTGACCACTTCGTGGCGTGAATTGGGttcttcacatttttgttgGCTGAATAATCTAGTAGTTGATTATCGACCAAGAACCTCAAAATTGCAGATATGTTCAGAAAgataattttgataaaatgcaataattcaaattaatgtgtcactaaaattagctcacgttgttccaatttttaaaggggagataagtcgctgCCCAGTAACTATTGGCCGATTTCTcccacttcgaatattgcgaaggtatttgagaagatcataaagtccaaacttgttgaacttCTTGAAGTTAATGATGTCCTTgctcctagccagcatggcttccgagcgcattttagcactgttacccaactgattgaacaaataaaacagattattgagggactggaaagacacgggtcagttgatgttgtttaacttgattttgccaaggcttttaataaagtagatcatggccttttgttgaatacaCTTCGTgtcattgggatccaaggtaaggttctcaattggataagaagcttcattcatgataggaagcagATTGTTAaagtcgagggatcccttagtgacctacatgatgtcaagtcaggtgttccccagggttccatgtaagggcccctcctttttataatattcgttgccccgcttcaaatGCTTAGTCACGGTGgtactcacaatactgataaagtttttgtgcaaatgccaagacttctaaaattggttttctttgttattgaaaaaaaggaagaatttttgtaaaaaaaaaagaaacatcttGGAtattagctcagattagaatattaatccacttaaaacctacaaagagacaatattttcaaaaacgtagtcaatagATCTTGGTTGCGTTTGCAACTACtacaatattttccaaatcaattgagctaACAATAAGATATCaggctttcaaagattgcgtttgcatcaaatttgacaacaaattgctCCGCTTATATCCTAAagcaattggcaaaaaatataatatgcCGTGTCTATGCCTAcaatataaatgaaaagattTCACTTTTCTAAAGCTAGTAGAAAAACCCCAAAATAGTTAACTTAAAAAagacttaatgtcaatatttcacaattttgatgccatacttgtcaattgcaactttaatcaagcttagttttgcattttgacaaaattccaTTAATGTTGAATAACAACATCgttagtacgtagaaattaattgtttcaaaacgtgacaaatttgaaaatgtcccaTGTATCTTTCAAATAATctaggaacatgataggatagtgtagcttttgacactttagtaaaatgaaaggcaactttcatcttttgtaagttttaagtgacatgtTTTGCtgcttttagcttttaaagaaatcttaaagaaaatggaaaaatattattgcttgtcgtgtcattgaaaaggacaataTTATGCCTTgagaataactggaaacataattaggctatttttcgatcttttgaggtgcaaaacgcaactttcaacttgaaataactaagcatctgctaaatagaagtttatgaaattttaggtcaaaacataactaagagtacgtTTAACCCTGATTAGCTGCGTTTTTGagaatgatgcattttaatgtccTTTAAGTGTCCcttaacacacttatctgagctacttttaaacatgtgtatttcaaaaagttgttccttcactttctttttgacaaagaaaaacatatctggATGTCTTGCCATATAAGCACAttcttaaccagaaaatataaccacagtgtagtattactgccagcctctcttcttatgttgacgatacaaagttagtttctggtaggaatggccaagattccaataGCCTTGTAAACGACCTAGATAAAATCTACtgttgggttactgagagtaatatggccctgaacggaatgaaattcacgatgctaactctgtacaagtggATTGTCCAGCCATatcttgaatattcttcacccatttgggctccaatgagttcagcaggtttgcaaaaggtcgagcaagtccaaagatgtttcactaggaacatcacaggattgagagagctctcatattgggagagactagaaaagttgggactgtacagtgttcagagaaggtacaaaaggtatctatCTGGCactacgttttcaaaagcatttatgaactttgtcccaaccatgTTTTAAGGTAGATGTGGCCATTCAGCCCTCGGCCGGCACACACGGACACGATCGTTCCGCTACACCTTTGAGACCCATATATGAAGATCAGCCAGACACTTTCAGCTCTTTGGCCGCCCATTTTTatccatgaaagccagatcagccatTTCTGACCGGATCAAGTCCTATCCACTACCTCATTAACTCAATGCTGCCCATGACTATCACCTTGCCTGTCAAATGGCGTCTGTACTTGTGGACGAGTCCTTATTTGTTCCTGAAAACTGAACATATTTTAGTCAATGGCGTCTGTATTGTTACCTGTATACAATACCCATATCGTCTTAATCATGTTTGATGCTCTCACTATATTTATGTGcttacgtttctgacatgacctttggactataaatggttgtcatatttcgacctgTTCTCTACTAATAAATAATTCGTGAGAATTgatgtccatttattcacatTCATaaacaattggaaaatgggttgggtttttgtttccaaatggTTGGTTTATGATTCATagttaaaatgaatttcgaaaagcTTACTATACATTTCATAGAATGAGgtaaaacatgccttcaatgtAGTAATAGCACTGAAGGagattggcaaaaaaggaCGTTGTTCGAAAGTGAAACATTCTCTTAATGATAGTGCccaaaggtgtttttttttaaattctattCCTCAGCTTTCCCACTCTTCATTATACCAATCATCCTGTACATAAcagaaatattgaatgaaatcaagacccatttgtgacaaaatgtttctcgtATAGACGCACTATTACCATGAAAAAGCGAACTCGGCAAAATATCTTTACCATATTAACTTTCTTCGAGCCTCATTTTTATAAGCTTTatgcaaagaaagcaattgccattgaataaatagttgTTATGTAATTATTTGATTTGGGGCCTTAcaagacattgttttgaaattttgtgtTCAAAGCTAGATATTCAAGCAAATAGGGCGTTAAGAAAATAGTAAATGATGAAGGTGAACATTAAAATGCAAAAGCGAATAGAAAAGTTTAAACAGTTGCAAACCGCTGCCAAATTCACAAGATAAtctaaatgatattttttccatttttacttGCGACAAAACTTTTTCTGACCCATTTCAACATCTGTaaattaagtttcaaaaactaaTGGGCTTGTTATCTTCCAAAGGTGgcaccaaaaaaagttgacattgaaatgttcttctcaaagacaatgaaaagttcgatAAGTAGGTATTATAAGTAttcgaaaggtatttgatacttactgtgcgtcttcaaaagcatccatgagctttgtcgcAACCCAGGAATTAGGTCAATGTAGACCGTAGAGGATTAATGTGCATTtagagagcaccttcaagccctcatgAATCCAGGcaaggacttctagagatatggactgcaaacggaagcaaaaatatcctatctcctaaaccgctcatcttattccaaataagcactttatacgaccacaaggtcttgttgaatagatgaactcagccaagtttgagcccaaacctatgcttagggaactcaggagacatgttcaaagttatgtagtaaacactacataaaatttgaattttcggcctacACTTGGTAaactacataagcttttgacaacataactttgaaacgatcgactttgcacgtaaatgatataaaattgaaataccattaattgaagagatctgcgtttcttatttcatcactttaattcgaaaagtggctcagagtggctatgaccaagagcaggccgatttgccgggaagctcgttcgcagtccatatttctataaGTCCGtgatccaggctagttcaagGCAATGAAGtacacttctcttctttcttggtctctttcattgtttaatttgcttccctctaatattccgGTAACATCTTTCTattcagacttggacaattttttagatatcattccagatcaatcctacattcaaggactagctcggtctgccaactcaaattcgttggtagaccaactatcatataaagattgcaaggt
This DNA window, taken from Tigriopus californicus strain San Diego chromosome 9, Tcal_SD_v2.1, whole genome shotgun sequence, encodes the following:
- the LOC131887145 gene encoding ralBP1-associated Eps domain-containing protein 1-like (The sequence of the model RefSeq protein was modified relative to this genomic sequence to represent the inferred CDS: added 11 bases not found in genome assembly); amino-acid sequence: MAEAMRSDALGPMTTSARPLLPSGPAPMVASLEMPSPPAPLAPPVSQPSAFQPVVPSRPTTSRTPPLSTVANGPPSILRRGPATPPRSDEDSSPAPSSSGSDDRMGSPSDLRKSAEDEDEEEMEDRDRDRDEDNDGDEDEAEERGPLKEAGFPTSHRVPLGGQNAFAWPAHLADDERRQLLGTEEESSERPSSDDEDPKEEWNITREQLNYYTTQFFSMQSDPRGVIPGCQAKEFFEKSHLPIAELRQIWQLSDVTMDGCLSLEEFLTAMHLVVLRRNAIELPQKLPVSLLPQTLRTKVVDRHNKDLYRRDGDALDGGADSLLEDTGEPLSQNESDRSEAPSSASRRSRVHHNESGGLTSPGSISSPGPKPVNFDFHRPDARRNPHLVQPVAMRLSPESPVIPTSDDEDQNTVLPKVRPGRREVVYEQLWNQEDVASATEESLSSLTLKAPLPDRSKAGRPSSSLDKSDMTDEEEVENSTEIDSDGNLSPSPVRPIAPSGFSSAGGTSLPYFSDALQRMKKVSPPLPPPRVAYQTPTSKTHARSSSLDLNQFQNQFGRSGVRHPPAVPPRVETSSNSEVHMVGKGVKGLQISIHQLKDKNSVIARTINELHQEISDALEERIGLEYQLEQLKSFGD